One Bombus pascuorum unplaced genomic scaffold, iyBomPasc1.1, whole genome shotgun sequence DNA segment encodes these proteins:
- the LOC132915896 gene encoding sterol regulatory element-binding protein 1-like, producing MSVVKLIPTSKADPLSYASRAYRDYLIGHCLRILTGTVGDAHLSSILEYGQTIMASAGIDAGFLCTNKVTVTHCEDEIGLWWGAVIYLAACWRLKEDDSQAWSIVESKFPYEKCYQLCNNNNSISPLPYIVLNALQAAKATTKSVSMRFIDQAGILLEQCLVYYNCKQQSSQNVLLTQLWICDWLLEMRTTLWQELDNDLEKLTTNISLGGFQRDLACLRQLCQHIPSTLARVFVYEATTRIMAGATPVKTQILLDRSLHHRNSRSSIIRGKDRSQDQYTGEREHAVALCLACRHLPPLLLASPGERAGMLAEAAKTLERVGDIKRLQECYKLMRQLGPAISAN from the exons ATGTCGGTGGTAAAGCTGATACCAACTAGTAAAGCTGATCCTTTATCGTATGCTTCACGTGCATATAGAGATTATTTAATCGGACATTGTTTACGTATTTTAACCGGTACTGTTGGAGATGCTCATTTATCTTCAATATTAGAATATGGACAAACTATTATGGCTTCTGCTGGAATAGATGCTGGATTTTTATGTACTAACAAAGTTACAGTTACAC ATTGCGAAGATGAAATTGGATTATGGTGGGGAGCAGTTATATATCTAGCAGCATGTTGGAGATTGAAAGAAGACGATTCACAAGCATGGAGCATTGTTGAAAGCAAATTTccttatgaaaaatgttatcaactttgcaataataataatagtattagtCCACTAccatatattgttttaaatgctTTGCAAGCAGCAAAAGCGACTACTAAATCAGTCTCTATGCGTTTTATTGATCAGGCAGGAATATTGCTTGAACAATGTTtggtttattataattgcaagCAACAGTCATCCCAAAACGTTTtg CTTACTCAATTGTGGATTTGTGATTGGTTACTTGAAATGCGAACTACACTTTGGCAGGAATTAGATaacgatttagaaaaattaactaCAAATATATCTCTTGGAGGTTTTCAACGTGATTTAGCTTGTTTGAGACAATTATGTCAACATATTCCA TCTACTTTAGCAAGAGTATTTGTTTATGAAGCCACAACACGTATAATGGCGGGAGCAACACCAGTGAAAACTCAAATATTGTTAGACCGTAGCTTACATCACAGAAATTCACGTTCTTCAATTATCCGTGGAAAAGATCGTTCACAAGATCAATATACTGGAGAAAGAGAACACGCGGTAGCTTTATGTTTAGCTTGCCGACATTTACCTCCACTATTATTAGCCTCTCCTGGAGAACGTGCAGGCATGCTTGCAGAAGCTGCTAAAACTCTTGAGAGGGTAGGAGATATAAAGAGACTTCaagaatgttacaaattaatgagGCAATTAGGACCAGCTATCTCTGCTAACTGA
- the LOC132915887 gene encoding sterol regulatory element-binding protein 2-like: MRTTLWQELDNDLEKLTTNISLGGFQRDLACLRQLCQHIPSTLARVFVYEATTRIMAGATPVKTQILLDRSLHHRNSRSSIIRGKDRSQDQYTGEREHAVALCLACRHLPPLLLASPGERAGMLAEAAKTLERVGDIKRLQECYKLMRQLGPAISAN, translated from the exons ATGCGAACTACACTTTGGCAGGAATTAGATaacgatttagaaaaattaactaCAAATATATCTCTTGGAGGTTTTCAACGTGATTTAGCTTGTTTGAGACAATTATGTCAACATATTCCA TCTACTTTAGCAAGAGTATTTGTTTATGAAGCCACAACACGTATAATGGCGGGAGCAACACCAGTGAAAACTCAAATATTGTTAGACCGTAGCTTACATCACAGAAATTCACGTTCTTCAATTATCCGTGGAAAAGATCGTTCACAAGATCAATATACTGGAGAAAGAGAACACGCGGTAGCTTTATGTTTAGCTTGCCGACATTTACCTCCACTATTATTAGCCTCTCCTGGAGAACGTGCAGGCATGCTTGCAGAAGCTGCTAAAACTCTTGAGAGGGTAGGAGATATAAAGAGACTTCaagaatgttacaaattaatgagGCAATTAGGACCAGCTATCTCTGCTAACTGA